Below is a window of Paenibacillus antri DNA.
AACGTCCTTCTCGCAGCAATCATCGGCACAGCAATCATCCTTGTTTTTCAATTCGCTCATCTTTTTCGCCCTCCTTTATTGTCCTTCATCCGTTAAGACGATGGACTTTCAGAAAGGACGCAGACGTCTGTAAAAAATAAAGTATTAGATTGGATGTCTTGATTCCACAGCTTTTAGAATTGCCATACGGCAGCCCATATAAAATAAGTATTAGACTGACCCCTAGAAATCGAAAAAGCGACAGCTGCGGACGAGAAAATAAAGTCCTAGACTGTCGCCTTTTCATTGAACTAACGTCCTCGAGGGAGCGGAATGACCAAAGCATCAATCAGCAATCGCTTTAATACTTTCCAAGATGGGTTGTCTCCTCTTTCTTGACTTGTAAGAAATGTGATATTGCGGTGGCAAAAGAGTCGCGCAAATACGTTGGTTGTTAGGATATTTCGAGCGAACATCGGCAAATATTTTTCTTGCTGAATCTAGCGAATTCCGGTAATTCCGGTTTAGCAGTTACACAACTATTTCCTAAAAGTGGTGCGATAGATAAGAATGAATAGTATAATATTCGAGTTCACCCCGATGACCAAACCATGATTGAAGGCGACATGATTAAACTGGAGAAAGGGTTTACTAACATGAGTATGAAGAAAAAGCTCACCACACTTGGTATTACTTTAGGTATTCTCGCAACGTTTACAGCAGGGGTAAGTGTAGGTGCAAGCGGCACCTTGAAAGAGATCAAAGCTCATCTCGATAAGGGTAAAACTTTCGAACTTAATGGAGAATCTTGGACACCCCGAAATCAAGATGTTGTACTTGAGCCTATCGTCTATCAAGGTACAACCTACCTACCATTACGTTCGCTTGCAGAAGCTCTCAATGTTCCAGTCGAGTATGACGCTGCAAAGCAGAAAATCAAAATCGGGGTAGATCCGAGAATTCCGATAGCTGAACTAGATGGAGTCAAAACTAGTTCCAACATCACTAAGACTAATGATAAGGCAATCACTACACAATTTGGTGAGGATTTAGGGATAAGTTTTATCATCGATGGGGTAAGTACTAATAAGGATGAACCTAGTGAAATAGTCTTTGATCTGGATAAAAAGTATATCTACTTAGAATTGGTTATAACCGTCCTTGACGCTGACACTGAGATGACTGTTGTTGCAAGAGATAATAAATGGGTACATTTTGGTAACCATTTTGAAAAAGGAAAATTAAGAATAGGATATCGTGCAGATATTGTTGATGATTTACGTCTTCAGTTCTACTCGGAAGCTGAACCAGGTAAGGAAGGAAGGCCAGACAAGATTCTAGTCTCAGGCACTGTTAAACCTATTTAACTTTGAATCAAAACACAGCGGCAGTAACTATTTCTGAGTTTAGAATATTCACCTCTCGAGCCTAACTTAAAATTACCCTCTCCTGAATACAAAGAAAGCATCACTTATTATGCTAAGCTGCCCAGTTAGCAGCGCGAGGCCGCCGATCGATCCACGGCAGCCTCGTCATGTTGTTTATTGAGCTCTAGTCTCCGTTAGCTCAACAAATGATGTTTGGATATATCCCTGAAAGTAATTCGGTATTTTCAGGATGATATCATCCATTCCAACTCATCAACCGCTTTCATCACGACGGGGTGAAATAGGTCCCCCATCTCGCCTGTATAATGATAAATGAATCCATAGAAACGATTTTCTCTTTTGAACACAGCGCCGCCGCCGAACAGACTTAAATTTTCCGAATCAAGTGAGATTATTTGTTCGCTCAATGAAAACGAAAAAGTAAAGTGCTCTGGATCGACGCGTTCGGTTTTAACGTTCCTTTCTCTAAAGTGATTTACGATTAACTCTTCCGTTTGTTCGGTGGTTTCCCCGCCTTGAAAAATGCGGAATTGAGTTCGATCAAATTTCTTCCCTGAAAGTTCCTTCGCATAGAA
It encodes the following:
- a CDS encoding stalk domain-containing protein; translated protein: MIEGDMIKLEKGFTNMSMKKKLTTLGITLGILATFTAGVSVGASGTLKEIKAHLDKGKTFELNGESWTPRNQDVVLEPIVYQGTTYLPLRSLAEALNVPVEYDAAKQKIKIGVDPRIPIAELDGVKTSSNITKTNDKAITTQFGEDLGISFIIDGVSTNKDEPSEIVFDLDKKYIYLELVITVLDADTEMTVVARDNKWVHFGNHFEKGKLRIGYRADIVDDLRLQFYSEAEPGKEGRPDKILVSGTVKPI